CTAACATAGCTGATCCCGGAGGCAATAGTGGCGATTGTCAGCACGGTTATGATCACCTTGTAGCCAGGCGCACCGTGCTCATAGGTGTACAATTTTTGCTCCGGTGATTGAAGCAGCACCGGTATCCACATCAGATAACCGACCAGAAAGGGTAAAAAGTGCCAGATCCACCGGTATTTATGTTTTTGCTGGTTGGTGACATATAAGGTGTATAAATATAGGAAAGGACCATGGATGAACGGAAGGGGCAGCTCCCATCCCAGCACACCGGGCACTTCTTTGTACTGTTTGGTAACGAATAAATAAAGATACACCAGATGAATGGTTGCCAGAAACTGCCATGCCGTAAGGATCTTATCGGCGGTGGTTTTTTTTGGCTTCGCAATCAGCAGTATTAATAAATATACCGATACACTAATCCCCGTAAGGTACAGCATGGTTTTGTTTATTTTTCGCCGGGTTGTTGTCAGATAGGATTCCAACCCTGGGCTGTAATGGCATGCCGTCCACCTCCTTTCGTAATGATATGTGCCCCATCTGCGGCGTCGGTCATGTAACCGATAATGCTGATGGCGGGATTGGCCTGTATTTTTTCATAATCGGTCTGCGCCACCGTAAACAATAATTCATAATCCTCTCCCCCGCTCAATGCGCAGGCTGTAGGATCGATCTCAAATTTGAAGGCTGCATTGCGGGTTTCTTCCGCAATCGGAATTTTATCTTCGTACAATATACATCCAAGTTCGCTGTCTTTGCAAATATGCAGGATCTCGGAACTCAGGCCGTCGCTGATATCCATCATGGCGGTTGGCATTACCGGCGCTTCGGCAAAAAATTCGATAATATCTTTCCGGGCCTCTGGTTTTAATAACCGGCCGATCACATAGCTTTCTCCTTCCAGGTCCGGTTGCACGCCCGGGCTTTCCAGAAATATTTTCCGCTCACGCTCCAGGAACAGCAGGCCCACATAGGCTGCACCCAGGTCGCCGCTCACACAAAGCAGGTCGCCTTTTTTTGCCGTGCTTCGTTTCACAAAATGATCCGGGGCCACTTCCCCGATGGCGGTAACAGAGATCACAAATCCTTTTTGAGAGGTAGTGGTATCACCGCCCACCAGGTCTACCCCATAGTGGCTGCAAGCGGCATATACCCCTTCATAAAATTCGTCAAGCGCTTCCAGGCTAAAGCGGTTGCTGATCCCGATGCTCATCGTAATTTGTGTGGGCATCGCATTCATGGCATATACATCGCTCAGGTTTGCAATTACCGATTTATAGCCCAGGTGTTTCAGCGGGGTATACATCAGATCAAAATGAACCCCTTCCAGCAGCAGGTCGGTTGTGACCACTGTCTGTTTTCCGAAATGATCGATCACGGCGGCGTCATCGCCTACACCGACCAGTGAGGATACATGCTGCAATTCTATGTTTTTGGTTAAATGGTCGATCAGACCAAATTCCCCCAGTTCCGATAATTCTGTACGTTCTGACATACTTTTTACTTTTTTATGTACGAGGTATGATGTACGTTGTACGCCATCACAATGTCAAATTCTCTTTTTACGTAAAGTTATAATTGTCGCTACAATGATCCTGAGTAAAATCTCTCCCTCTTTATAAAAACATCTATTCGTTCTTTAAATACAGGATTAAATGCTGTCAACAATTCAAGAAAGAACAAACTTTCATCTAACTCTTCTTCAACGATTTTCAACTTATTCAGATGATCGGCATCAGACTTTGCTCTTCTGGACGCCCTGTAGTTAGCGCATGTTGAACTAGAGGATCGTATAATTTGTCTTTTGTACGCTATATTAACATGGGTCTCCGGTAATAATTCTGATAAACGGCCAACGTCAATGGCAAATTGCTTCGTTCTGGTTTTTAATTCTTCCGCGTCCATGTTTTATAGGTTTCATAATGATTAAGCAGATATGTACATCCTGCATCTAATATCGTACATCATTAATAATATTCAACAACTCTTCGTGTATCCTTCCGTTTGTGGCAACAATCCGGTGCTGATAAGGAGAATAGCGGTCTCCGTTAAAATCAGTGACCCGGCCACCCGCTTCTTCTACAATTAAAAAACCGGCTGCACTGTCCCAGGCTTCCAGTTTATGTTCGTAAAACCCATCAAACCGGCCAGCGGCTACCCAGCAAAGGTCAATGGCCGCAGCCCCAAGGCGCCGTACCGGCACGCCTTCTTTAATCAGCCGTTCAAATACCTGCAGCGGACCGTTCTCCATATGAATATATACATACGGAAAACCGGTTACCAGGCAGGAGCGCATGGCCTCTGTTTCTGTGCTAACCTTTATCGGCTGCCCGTTTAATGTAGCGCCCTTTCCTTTTTCCGCAAAAAAGAGCTCATTCATATGCGGATTGTATACCATCCCTAAAATGATCTCCTTTTTATATTCCACTCCCACGGATACACAATTAATGGGCACTCCGTGCGCAAAGTTAATGGTGCCATCCAGCGGATCGATGATCCATTTATAATCCGACTCCTGCGCCAGGGCACCGCTTTCCTCGGTCAATATAAAATGATCGGGGTAATGCCTGCGGATCACTTCAATAATGGCCTCTTCAGATGCATGATCGGCATCTGTAACCAGGTTATTACGGCCTTCTTTATGCTGTACAGAAAATGATTGCTGGAAATAGCGGGTCAGTTCTGCTGCACCCGCCCGAACGGCTTCTTCCAAAACAGTTGCTAACATGAGGGCAAAGATAGCGATTTAGCTTTCAGCGGTCAGATTTCAGAATTGAGATTTGGGAATCCAACGACTGAAAGTTGATTGCTAATCGCTCCATTCCCGATTCTCAAATCTCAACGCTCCAATAACCGAATTCATTTATTTTTGTGCATTGCTCCTGCTTTTATAAAAATGACCCTATCCATCATTATAGTTAGCTACAACGTAAAGTACTTTTTAGAACACTGCCTGGTATCGGTACTGCGTGCGGCAAAAGATCTGCAAACAGAAATTATTGTTGTGGATAATTGCTCTACAGACGGGAGCCTGGAATACCTGCTGCCCTTGTTTCCGCAGGTTTTATTTATTGCCAATAAAGAGAACGCCGGTTTTGGCCGTGCCTGTAACCAGGGCCTTCGCAGTGCTACGGGCCGTTTTGTGTTATTCCTGAACCCGGATACATTGGTGCCTGAAAACGCGCTGATAAAAAGCCTGGAAGTTTTTGAACGGGATGAAACTGTGGGCGCCGTTGGTATCCGGATGTTTAATGGTGCAGGTATTTTTCTAAAGGAATCTAAACGTGGATTTCCTTCATGCTCCGCTTCGTTTTTTAAATTATCGGGGATGCATCGCTTTTTTCCCGGATCCAGGACATTTGACCGGTATTATATGGGGCACCTGGATGACGAAAAAGACCAATATGTTGAGGTGCTGGCCGGGGCTTTTATGTTGATTCCACGGGAAGTGCTTGAAAAAACAGGAAGCTTTGATGAGGCCTTTTTTATGTACGGAGAAGATATTGACCTCAGCTACCGTATTTACAAAAGCGGGTATAAAAATTATTATTTATCAGATCCGGCCATTATTCACTTTAAAGGGGAAAGCACGTCAAAGAGCAGCCTGGGCTATATTAAAAACTTTTACCAGGCCATGGGCATTTTTGTGAACAAACACCACCGGGGCACCAAACGCTTCGGGCTCCGGTTGCTGGTACACCTGGGCATCTGGACACATGCCGCTTTAAAATATATATCGGGCCTGATCCGGCCTGGTAAAAAGAAAGAACCGGAGGATAAGGGAGCCGTCATCGTCGTGGGTTCCGAACAGTCTGCCGCCGGCCTGCTGCGGCAGTTTGCCGAAATCGGGTCAACCGTTACCATTATTCCGTCTTCCGAGCAGCAGCTGGTTGTCCTTCTTAAGGCGCATCCGCATTCGCCGGTATATCTCTGTGAGCAGGATATGCGCTTTGCAGAACTGATCCGCATCGTTCGGCAAAGCCAGCACCGCTACCTGAATTTTTACAATGGTAATAGCATCATTGCCGGAAGTTGATGTAATAATGTGGAAATTTGAAAATGTGGGAATGCATCCGCCCGCATTCCATGATTACTCTCCTCCGGTTGATCTTCCACAGGCAATAAGGAATAGCAAGTAGCGAGGAGGAGGAGGCTAGGTTCATCAAGTGCAAACAGATCTAAACGGCCCCTTAAACCTGAAATAAGCCCCCGGCTTTTAGCCAATTGGATTGAGCATCAAGCGGATCCAACTGGAACGTTGAACCTTAAACAGGAACACCCGCAGCAGGCCGCTAACAACTGTATGGTTTCTATCGGTTTTATAGTTACCTTGCAGGCCTTGTTGTCGCAGACCACAGTTGAGCCTTAAAGCCCGGCCGGAATACCGGGGAACAGCTATGCGGAACAGGGCCTTTTACGGGCACCAATCTGTTTGAATCGGAAGCATTCCGTACAAAAGGTGCAGTTTAGTTTATATGAGCACACCGGCGTTCAAAGTTGTATCTTTGCCGGTTACAGTAGTTAGTAGAATATGGCATCAATAATAGATATTAAATTACCGCGATCGATTGCCAGTGCACTGCGACTTCCTAAGCGTAATGCAAAAACACAGCAACAGAAAGTATTAAAAAAGCTATTAAAAAAGGCAAGATTCACAGAATTTGGCCAGGAATACCGGTTTGACGAGATCCTTCTTTCCAAAAACATCGAAAAAAGCTTCCAGCAATTGGTTCCCGTTTATGATTACAATAAGATCTACCAGCAGTGGTGGGTGAAAACGCTGGAGGGTAAACCCGATATCACATGGCCCGGGAAAATTAAATATTACGCATTGAGCTCGGGTACTTCTGAAGCCTCCAGCAAATACATCCCCGTAACCACAGACCTGTTGAAAAGCAACACCATCAACTACATTAAACAGCTGATCAGTGTTTTTGGCTATAAACAGGCCAATAAAAGATCCCTTACTAAAGATTTCCTCATCATCGGTGGCGCTACCAATCTTCAAAAAGGAGAGGCGGGCTGGTTTGCAGGCGATTTGAGTGGCATCCTGGCAAAAAAACGTCCGTTCTGGTTTCAAACCTTTTACAAACCGGGTGGACGGATCGCTGCCATTGCTGACTGGAACCAGAAGCTGAACGAAATTGTAGACAATGCCCATAAATGGGATATCGGGTATATTGTAGGTGTGCCGGCCTGGTGCCAGATGTGCATGGAAATGGTCATAGAACGCTATAAATTGGCAAATATTCATGAAATATGGCCAAATTTCGGCGTTTTTGTACATGGAGGGGTGGCCTTTGAGCCCTATAAAAAATCTTTTGACAAGCTGTTGGGGAAACCCATCGTATATGTAGAAAACTACTTATCCAGCGAGGGCTTTATCGGGTATAAGATGAAAGAAGACCGGGGCATACAGCTGGTAACAGATAATAATATCTTTTTTGAATTTGTGCCTTTTGACAATTGCAATTTTGATGCGGAAGGCACCATTGTTGACCACCCGGAAGTAAAACTGATCGACGAGGTGGAAGAAGGCAAGGAATATGCCCTGCTGATGAGCACCAATGCCGGAAGCTGGCGTTACCTGATTGGCGACACGATCAAGTTCCTGGATAAGGAAAAGGCGGAACTGATCATTACCGGAAGAACCAAGCACTTCTTAAGCCTGGTGGGTGAACACCTGAGCGTGGAAAATATGAACCGGGCCATCCAGGACGCCAATGATCATTTCAATATCAGTATTCAGGAGTATACGGTTATCGGTCTTCCTTATGAAGGCTATTTTGCGCACCGCTGGTATGTAGCTACCAGCGACCCGGTAAACAAAGAGGAGCTGATTGCGTTTATAGATAATAAGCTCCGCGAGATCAACGACGATTACGCAACAGAACGAACCAGTGCATTAAAAGAGGTTTTTATTGAAGTATTGCCCCCGGAAACATTTATGAAGTTTATGGAGCTGAAAGGCAAACTGGGCAGCCAGCATAAATTTCCCCGGGTGATGAAAGGCCGGATACTCCTTGACTGGGAAAATTTTTTAAAAACAGGGAAAATTTGATCCCCTTTTTAAAAACTTCGGCTATATTGTTATCCGATTATGATTGAAGCCTTTATTAAAGGAATAACCATGGGATTGGTCCTCTGCCTTGCGGTAGGGCCCGTGTTCTTTTCAGTCATTAAACACAGTATTAATGTAGGCCACCGGGGCGGACTGGCCTTTGTACTGGGTGTTTCCGCCAGCGATACTACCCTTGCATTTACCAGTAATTTCTTTTCGCAATTTTTTACCGGTCTTAGCTCACAAAAGGTGGCCATCAGCATTGTGGGTAGCACCTTTCTCATTGTACTGGGTATTTATTATGCCTTCTTTAAAAAGATCCGCATCCGTGATCGTATCAAACGGACTCCTCCGGTTTTCCGGAAGCGGGATTATCTTCAGCTATTTCTTTCCGGTTTTTTTCTGAATACCCTCAACCCCGGTATCTTTCTTGTTTGGCTCACCGCCTCCTCCTCCGTTATCACTCATACCATCAATGAGCGCATCGTCATTTTTATAACAGCATTGCTGATCGTTCTGGGTACAGATATTGCAAAGGTAATGCTGGCCAATAAGATCCGTACCCGGCTGACTCCCCGAAACATCCATCTGCTGAACCGCATCAATGGTTTTGTGCTGATGTGCTTTGGTATAGCGCTTATTATACGGCTGGTTATCTGAGAGCCGCAGTATCTTTAGCATTTGATATTTTTATATATTTAACATATAGCAGCATCAAATACGCTTATTTTTGTTAAACGGCTGTAATTGAAATCATTAAGAAATCAACCGATAGCAAGGGCCCTGGTGAAATGCATATTGGTGGCCGGTTGACTGCATTTCGGAAAAACCGGTACAGTTGGGTGCAGATTTCTATTTTACGCTATTGATTTGCATGAATAAGCGATCTGTTTTTATACAATGAAGATTCTGAAAGGCATATGGAAATGGGGCAAACGGCTATTTGTGGTATTGTTCGTAGGCCAGCTGCTTTATATCGTACTGCTCAAATGGGTGAATCCGCCTATTACGCTTACGCAGATCGGCAGCATCATGGCCGGCCGGGGGTTTCACCAGCAAAACCGGCCATCTGCTTCAGTTTCTGAAAATGCACGGTTGGCGGTGATTGCATCCGAAGATCAATTGTTTCCGGATCACAATGGCTTCGACTGGAAGCAGATTCAGAAGGCAATCGAATACAACCAGAAAAAGCCCGGCAGGATCCGCGGCGCCAGCACCATCAGCCAGCAAACAGCCAAGAATGTATTCCTCTGGCAGGGCCGGGGATGGATCCGCAAAAGTCTTGAGGCCTATTTTACATTTATGATTGAAAATATCTGGGGTAAAAAAAGGATCCTGGAAGTCTACCTGAATGTGGCGGAAATGGGGCCGGGTATTTTTGGTATAGAACAGGCAGCGCAGCGTTATTTTAACAAACCTGCTAAAGAACTGACGGTATTTGAATCCGCGGCCATTGCCGCGGTATTGCCCAACCCGATAAAGCGCAAGGCCAAACCCATGTCGCCCGAAGTATCAAAACGAGCAAGGGAGATCGTACAGCAAATGAACTTCCTGAAACCCGACCGGGATATACAAAATCTGATCCGCCAGTAAGCCAACCGCTTCACTACCAGCTTTCAAAACCCATGCAGACGGATTTACCAAAGAAATTACACGGTTATCCCAGGGCAAACTGCTCCCTTTCAATTGCCTTAAAAATGATGATCCGGTATTAGCAGTAGGTAACAGGCGTATTGCTGCATTAGGCTGCGGATAGATCCTGTACCATTCCCTCAATGCTTTTAAGAAACGTGTTCCAGTATTCCCCATCGCTATTCAGTGTGCCTCTTTTTTCCAGGAAGGATTCTCCACCATTGGCCACCACCCGGTATAGCACATGCCCCGGACCCAGGGGGGAAAAGGTAGATTTAATGCGATGTAACAATCGTTTTACCTCAGCAATATCATTTTCATTTAATGCCTGTTCTAAATGAAACCGGTCGTCTCTCCACTGCGTCTTTATTTCAGTCAGAATGTCGTTAACGGCATTGATGTCGTCACCCAGTAAATCTCTCAGGTAATCCAGATTGTTATATTGGGGCTCAATATTATTTAGAAGGGGCTCAGTCATGGTCGCTAGCATTTTGTCAATCTATTAAAATGGTTAAAAGCGTTTCTTTCAAAACGGCGCTTTCTGCAATCGCTGCGAATGCATTATTATTGCGGCAGGTATTGTTGTTTTTATAAAAGGTGCAGCTTTGCCAGCAATGCATCTTTATAACTTTCTGAAACGGGTATGGGCTGATTTTTTATATACACCAATCGGTTTTCTATATACTCCACCTTATCAATCGCAATCACATAACTCCGGTGCACCCGCACAAACTTATCCGGCGAAAATTTATCCTCAATGGTCTTAAGGCTTCCATGAACCATGTACATTTTATCCGGTAAATTAAACTGTACATAATCTCCCTTTGCCTCCATCCATAAAATATCATCCACATTGATTTTACGGATTACCTTGTTTTCCTTTATAAACAAATGCTTGGGCGTAATGGCATCGGATTGCTGCGATTGCTTAAACCGGATCAGCTCCTGAACTTTGTCAATAGCGGCCAGGACCCGGGTTAGTGTAAAGGGCTTTACCAGGTAATCCATTACATTCAATTCAAAAGCTTCTACCGCGTATTGTTCTTTTGCTGTTGTTAAAATCGTATGCGGGCGGTTCGGCAATAACTTTAACAAGTCGAGGCCACTCATTTCCGGCATTTCAACATCCAAAAACAAAATATCTACATGATTGGCCTCTAAAAAACTTTTGGCCTCCAATGCGCTTTCACATTCCCCTATAACGTTAATATTACTTACATTAAGAAGAATTTTTTTTAAAATAACCCGCGCTACTTTGTTATCGTCAACCAATAAGCATATAAGAGGGCCGTTCGCGTTCATTTATATCGTCTAAGGTTGCCTAAAATTACGGAAAACTTATCATTTGCAAAAATCGATCGGCCATTAAATTAAAAAAACCCCACATATAACGTTGTTTTACTCCAAAAAAAAGGCCGCCCTTACGGACAGCCCTTAAAAAATCAAGTTATACTGCTTATTTCTTGAACTGAGGGATAAGGCCGTTTGCCAGTTCCACCATTTGTTTTAATCCTTCTTCAGGCAGATTTCCTTTTTTAAACTCGGCCAGTACCTGGGGATATTTATTTTCCATTTCCAACAGGAACAGTTCTTCAAACTCCTTCACTTTATTTACCGGTACATCTTTGATCAGACCGTTGGTACCCAGGTAAATAATCGCTACCTGTTTTTCTACAGAATACGGAGAATATTGCGGCTGTTTCAGGATTTCTACGTTCCGGGCGCCCTTATCAATTACGTTCTTGGTTGCCGCATCCAGGTCGCCCCCGAATTTTGAGAAGGCTTCCAGCTCGCGGTAAAGCGCCTGATCCAGTTTCAGGGTACCGGCTACTTTTTTCATGGATTTGATCTGCGCGTTACCACCCACACGGCTTACGGAGATACCCACGTTGATGGCCGGGCGGATACCGGAAAGGAACAATGAAGATTCCAGGAAGATCTGGCCGTCGGTAATGGAGATCACGTTTGTAGGGATATAGGCTGATACGTCACCCGCCTGTGTTTCGATGATCGGGAGCGCTGTTAAAGAACCACCGCCTTTCACCAGGTGCTTGATCGAATCCGGCAGATCGTTCATGTCTTTTACGATCTCGTCGTTGTTGATCACTTTTGCAGCTCTTTCCAGCAAACGGCTATGCAGGTAGAATACATCACCAGGGTATGCTTCACGGCCCGGAGGACGACGCAGCAGCAGGGAAACCTCGCGGTAAGCCACCGCCTGTTTAGACAGGTCATCATAAATGATCAGCGCCGGGCGGCCGGTATCGCGGAAATACTCACCGATGGCAGCACCCGCAAACGGAGCGTAGAACTGCAACGGAGCCGGATCGGAGGCAGATGCAGCAACGATGGTGGTATATTCCATCGCACCGTTATCTTCCAGGGTTTTCATCACACCAGCAATGGTAGATGCTTTCTGTCCGATGGCAACATAAATACAATATACAGGCTTGCCTGCTTTAAAAAATTCTTTCTGGTTGATGATGGTGTCGATCGCGATCGCTGTTTTACCGGTCTGACGGTCACCAATGATCAGCTCCCGCTGGCCACGGCCGATGGGAATCATCGCATCGATGGCTTTGATACCAGTTTGCAGCGGTTCTTTTACCGGCTCCCGGAAAATAACCCCCGGAGCTTTACGCTCTAACGGCATTTCATACAGCTCGCCGGAGATGGGGCCTTTACCATCGATCGGCTGACCCAGCGTATTTACCACACGGCCGGTCATGCCTTCGCCCACTTTGATAGAAGCGATCTGGTTGGTACGGCGTACCTTGGAGCCCTCTTTAATATCCTTGCCTTCTCCCATCAATACCACACCCACGTTGTCTTCTTCCAGGTTCAGCGCAATTGCACGTACACCGTCTTCAAACTCAACAAGTTCACCATACCTTACATTTCCAAGGCCATAAACGCGGGCGATACCATCACCCACTTGTAATACGGTACCAATTTCCTCTAAATCTGCCTGGGCATTAAAATTGCTCAGCTGCTCCCGAAGGATGGCACTTATTTCGTCTGGTTTTATTTCCGGCATAAATAATGATATTTAATACGTTTTGTATTGAAACAGGGCCTAACGCCCGTTTTCAGGCTGCAAAAGTAGTGTATTACCAGATTCCCAACAAAAAATAAGGAAGTGAAAATTTTGTTCTCCTGTTGGATTGTTGGGAATTCAGGGAGCCGGTTACATATGGGCAGGATCCCCATTACCGGAAGATTCAAATCTTGTTGCTGATGGGTCTGCGGACAGGATCATCCCTTACCTGGTTTTCGAGTGGTAGCCCCTGTGGGCGCTATTATCAGATTACCAGCACTCCGCTCGCCTCAAACCGTACCTGTTTTTCGGGTTTTGTGATCGCATCGATCTCCGCCTGTGGCCTTTTGGCGTCTTCTGCATAGTGTTTCAGCTCGTTCACCGAAACCAGTTTCTGGCGCGCCACTCCATCCAGCACCACTGTTTTCCCGGCGATAGCCGTTGGCACAAAAAAACCGTAGTCCTTGAATTTAACCTGCATTTTCGTTTTATCCGTCAGTTCCATGGTTAGCCAGCATCCTTTTTTTGCACAAACCGCCAGCACAGTTCCCTTTATTTTGGCCCTTACCGCCTCCTCTTTTGAAGAAGAAAGCTTACCAGCCAGCTCCTCCAGGGAAAGGGCGCCTTTCGCGGTTATTTTTTCACCATAGGCATCTCCTTTTTTAGCCGCCCCGGCCGGAGGCTGTGCATATAATAAAATACCAGCCATCAGGGATGCCATCATTAACAGTACTTTTCTCATAATTTAATGCAATTGCGGTTTATCAATAATAAATTAAAGCTTAAAGGCAATGATCAATTTTTTTTGCCAGTTTATGATCTTTTTCGGTAACCACATCCCCGGCATCATGGGTCGAAAGCCAGATCTCCACAGTATTGTAGGTATTGGTCCAGGTGGGATGATGGTCCATTTTTTCAGCGGCCAGCGCCACCCGGGCCATAAAACCGAAGGCCTCGTTAAAATCCTTGAAAGCGAACTTCCGGTAGAGTTTATTATCGTTTTCTGTCCACATAACACTGGTTTTAAAAGATCAGATAATCCTTATTCTTTATTTTTTCGTTGGTGAGCTCGGTAATCAACTGCACCCCTGGAATTTCCCGCAGCCA
The sequence above is a segment of the Niabella agricola genome. Coding sequences within it:
- a CDS encoding DUF4920 domain-containing protein, with the translated sequence MRKVLLMMASLMAGILLYAQPPAGAAKKGDAYGEKITAKGALSLEELAGKLSSSKEEAVRAKIKGTVLAVCAKKGCWLTMELTDKTKMQVKFKDYGFFVPTAIAGKTVVLDGVARQKLVSVNELKHYAEDAKRPQAEIDAITKPEKQVRFEASGVLVI
- a CDS encoding LytR/AlgR family response regulator transcription factor, which codes for MNANGPLICLLVDDNKVARVILKKILLNVSNINVIGECESALEAKSFLEANHVDILFLDVEMPEMSGLDLLKLLPNRPHTILTTAKEQYAVEAFELNVMDYLVKPFTLTRVLAAIDKVQELIRFKQSQQSDAITPKHLFIKENKVIRKINVDDILWMEAKGDYVQFNLPDKMYMVHGSLKTIEDKFSPDKFVRVHRSYVIAIDKVEYIENRLVYIKNQPIPVSESYKDALLAKLHLL
- a CDS encoding LysE family translocator; amino-acid sequence: MIEAFIKGITMGLVLCLAVGPVFFSVIKHSINVGHRGGLAFVLGVSASDTTLAFTSNFFSQFFTGLSSQKVAISIVGSTFLIVLGIYYAFFKKIRIRDRIKRTPPVFRKRDYLQLFLSGFFLNTLNPGIFLVWLTASSSVITHTINERIVIFITALLIVLGTDIAKVMLANKIRTRLTPRNIHLLNRINGFVLMCFGIALIIRLVI
- a CDS encoding 4a-hydroxytetrahydrobiopterin dehydratase yields the protein MWTENDNKLYRKFAFKDFNEAFGFMARVALAAEKMDHHPTWTNTYNTVEIWLSTHDAGDVVTEKDHKLAKKIDHCL
- a CDS encoding four helix bundle protein yields the protein MDAEELKTRTKQFAIDVGRLSELLPETHVNIAYKRQIIRSSSSTCANYRASRRAKSDADHLNKLKIVEEELDESLFFLELLTAFNPVFKERIDVFIKRERFYSGSL
- the mtgA gene encoding monofunctional biosynthetic peptidoglycan transglycosylase gives rise to the protein MKILKGIWKWGKRLFVVLFVGQLLYIVLLKWVNPPITLTQIGSIMAGRGFHQQNRPSASVSENARLAVIASEDQLFPDHNGFDWKQIQKAIEYNQKKPGRIRGASTISQQTAKNVFLWQGRGWIRKSLEAYFTFMIENIWGKKRILEVYLNVAEMGPGIFGIEQAAQRYFNKPAKELTVFESAAIAAVLPNPIKRKAKPMSPEVSKRAREIVQQMNFLKPDRDIQNLIRQ
- a CDS encoding Hpt domain-containing protein, which translates into the protein MTEPLLNNIEPQYNNLDYLRDLLGDDINAVNDILTEIKTQWRDDRFHLEQALNENDIAEVKRLLHRIKSTFSPLGPGHVLYRVVANGGESFLEKRGTLNSDGEYWNTFLKSIEGMVQDLSAA
- a CDS encoding inositol monophosphatase family protein translates to MLATVLEEAVRAGAAELTRYFQQSFSVQHKEGRNNLVTDADHASEEAIIEVIRRHYPDHFILTEESGALAQESDYKWIIDPLDGTINFAHGVPINCVSVGVEYKKEIILGMVYNPHMNELFFAEKGKGATLNGQPIKVSTETEAMRSCLVTGFPYVYIHMENGPLQVFERLIKEGVPVRRLGAAAIDLCWVAAGRFDGFYEHKLEAWDSAAGFLIVEEAGGRVTDFNGDRYSPYQHRIVATNGRIHEELLNIINDVRY
- the thiL gene encoding thiamine-phosphate kinase — its product is MSERTELSELGEFGLIDHLTKNIELQHVSSLVGVGDDAAVIDHFGKQTVVTTDLLLEGVHFDLMYTPLKHLGYKSVIANLSDVYAMNAMPTQITMSIGISNRFSLEALDEFYEGVYAACSHYGVDLVGGDTTTSQKGFVISVTAIGEVAPDHFVKRSTAKKGDLLCVSGDLGAAYVGLLFLERERKIFLESPGVQPDLEGESYVIGRLLKPEARKDIIEFFAEAPVMPTAMMDISDGLSSEILHICKDSELGCILYEDKIPIAEETRNAAFKFEIDPTACALSGGEDYELLFTVAQTDYEKIQANPAISIIGYMTDAADGAHIITKGGGRHAITAQGWNPI
- the atpA gene encoding F0F1 ATP synthase subunit alpha, whose product is MPEIKPDEISAILREQLSNFNAQADLEEIGTVLQVGDGIARVYGLGNVRYGELVEFEDGVRAIALNLEEDNVGVVLMGEGKDIKEGSKVRRTNQIASIKVGEGMTGRVVNTLGQPIDGKGPISGELYEMPLERKAPGVIFREPVKEPLQTGIKAIDAMIPIGRGQRELIIGDRQTGKTAIAIDTIINQKEFFKAGKPVYCIYVAIGQKASTIAGVMKTLEDNGAMEYTTIVAASASDPAPLQFYAPFAGAAIGEYFRDTGRPALIIYDDLSKQAVAYREVSLLLRRPPGREAYPGDVFYLHSRLLERAAKVINNDEIVKDMNDLPDSIKHLVKGGGSLTALPIIETQAGDVSAYIPTNVISITDGQIFLESSLFLSGIRPAINVGISVSRVGGNAQIKSMKKVAGTLKLDQALYRELEAFSKFGGDLDAATKNVIDKGARNVEILKQPQYSPYSVEKQVAIIYLGTNGLIKDVPVNKVKEFEELFLLEMENKYPQVLAEFKKGNLPEEGLKQMVELANGLIPQFKK
- a CDS encoding GH3 family domain-containing protein is translated as MASIIDIKLPRSIASALRLPKRNAKTQQQKVLKKLLKKARFTEFGQEYRFDEILLSKNIEKSFQQLVPVYDYNKIYQQWWVKTLEGKPDITWPGKIKYYALSSGTSEASSKYIPVTTDLLKSNTINYIKQLISVFGYKQANKRSLTKDFLIIGGATNLQKGEAGWFAGDLSGILAKKRPFWFQTFYKPGGRIAAIADWNQKLNEIVDNAHKWDIGYIVGVPAWCQMCMEMVIERYKLANIHEIWPNFGVFVHGGVAFEPYKKSFDKLLGKPIVYVENYLSSEGFIGYKMKEDRGIQLVTDNNIFFEFVPFDNCNFDAEGTIVDHPEVKLIDEVEEGKEYALLMSTNAGSWRYLIGDTIKFLDKEKAELIITGRTKHFLSLVGEHLSVENMNRAIQDANDHFNISIQEYTVIGLPYEGYFAHRWYVATSDPVNKEELIAFIDNKLREINDDYATERTSALKEVFIEVLPPETFMKFMELKGKLGSQHKFPRVMKGRILLDWENFLKTGKI
- a CDS encoding glycosyltransferase family 2 protein; amino-acid sequence: MTLSIIIVSYNVKYFLEHCLVSVLRAAKDLQTEIIVVDNCSTDGSLEYLLPLFPQVLFIANKENAGFGRACNQGLRSATGRFVLFLNPDTLVPENALIKSLEVFERDETVGAVGIRMFNGAGIFLKESKRGFPSCSASFFKLSGMHRFFPGSRTFDRYYMGHLDDEKDQYVEVLAGAFMLIPREVLEKTGSFDEAFFMYGEDIDLSYRIYKSGYKNYYLSDPAIIHFKGESTSKSSLGYIKNFYQAMGIFVNKHHRGTKRFGLRLLVHLGIWTHAALKYISGLIRPGKKKEPEDKGAVIVVGSEQSAAGLLRQFAEIGSTVTIIPSSEQQLVVLLKAHPHSPVYLCEQDMRFAELIRIVRQSQHRYLNFYNGNSIIAGS